Sequence from the Cuniculiplasma divulgatum genome:
ACTTGCATCAATGGGAATCAGCAATGTCAGCGTTTACAGGCGCCTGAAGATTGCAGTCATTTCCACAGGGAATGAACTCATCAAACCTGGAGAGGATTATTCACCTGGCAAAATATACGAGGCAAATTCCCACATGATTATGTCGGATCTCTCCAAATTGAATTTCATAGAGGCACGATTCCTTGGGCTTTTCCCTGACAGGATTGATCAGATTGAAAATGCAATGTCAACAGGCCTGGAGGATTCGGATATAGTAATACTGTCAGGTGGAAGTTCAGCTGGTGAATCCGACCTGGTGTATGTTGCGGCAGAAAAACTGACACCAGGAATAATCTTCCACGGTGTGCTTACCAAGCCCGGTCTTCCAACCGTATTTGCAAGATCAGGAAACAAAATAATAATTGGATTGCCCGGATTTCCCGTATCTGCTGCAATGATTCTCAGAACAATTTTCATTCCCGGAATTGCCACTATGGCAGGAATGTCATATGAGAGCATGGGCATACACGGCGTTCTGGGCAGGAGGATTAATCTTGAGATAGGAAAACAGAATCTCATACCGTCACGAATCCTTCACGGGAACCCGGCAAGAATCTATCCTGTACAGGGACTCTCAGGTTCCATCAGCAGGTTCACCGGAACCTCCGGTTACATTTCGATTCCTGGAACAACAAAGTATATGGATGCTGGGGACCCTGTGGATTTTCATCCATGGAACCAGTCATGCTTGCTTCCTGTTGCCAGGATATCCGGAACCATTGAAAGGAGAAATGCCAAGCTTCTTAGGGAAATACTTCCCAATGTGGGGTTATCGTATTCCTCGCCTGATGAGGCGGTGGACATGATTCTTAATTCAGATGTAGATGCCATAGTGCTCAAGGTAGCTGTGCATCCATATACTGCCGATGCAGTTGCGGAACTCCCCGGGGATTTGACGGAAAGCGTGAGGATATACGAACTGGGAGGAAGATGCATAACGGCTAGTGGCACGCCCCCTATCGCCAGCGCGGATAACCTGGAGGGATATGTGGAAAAATGCAGCAGCATTTTTGGCCCCCCACTGAAATACCTGGAGAATATCATTGGAAAGAACGCAATGGAAAAGAGAGTTGTTTCGGCACTCAGGAAAAATGTGCCGGTTTACGGTCAGAATCGTACTGACGGATATCAGCTTGTACTTGCAGAGGATGATCAGGAGTCCACAGGCGGGATTCCCCTTTTAACATACGCTGACCTTCTCTTTGTGCGTACCGGTGCAACGAACATCGTCAATGAAGTGGATGCATTGATTCATACAGGCGATTCCAGGAGGCGCTGATCTCGTTACTGATACTTGTCTCGGGGCCAAGTGGCTCCGGAAAGACATTGCTTGCAGAGCAGATCATTGGCGGTCTGTCACGCCGTGGCATCCGGGTTTCCTTTATCAAGGATATTCCCCACGATGATGCAGAGTTTGATACCCGGGGAAAGGACACTTACCGGGCCGTTGCTAAGGGTGCAGTCATGTCCATGGGCCGATCACCATCGAAATCCTTCATCAGCATTGGCGGATATCTGAATCTCAAGGGACTTTTGAAGCTTGCTGAGAACTATTCCAGCGTATGCATTGTGGAAGGATTCACCGGAGAAGCATCTGCAGTGAAATTTGATATCCGCTTAGGTTTGCAAGGGAAAAATGTCGGCCGGGAATCATGGGACGTTTATGCCAGGGTTGAAACTGGCAACAGGGTCTATGATTTCAGCCTTGTGAATGAAAGTACAGATATTGTCAATTTCATTGTGTCATTTGTGGAGGAACAGGCGAATAGCAGAGAATCATCATAACCTGAACCATGCTGGCGTATGGATAAAAAGTAAAAAATTCATAGGTTTCCTCAGGCCTGAATTATGATAGGGGCCCACTGCATAATTATGCCCATTAACTGGTTTAAGCGGCGTTTCTCAAGTTATGTCGCGGGGCCGGACCGGCCCGTTATAAGTTGTTACAGTTAACAAATAATGTCCTCTGATCACAGGACCTTTGCGGTCTTTATTGCGACCTGCGACAGCGGACGATCATTCCTGTCCCTTTTCACATTGCTTATTGAATCAACAACATCCATGCCTTCTGTAACCCTGCCGAAAACAGGGTGCTTGCCGTCCAGATAATGATTGTCAACCACATTTATGAAGAACTGGCTGCCACCGGTGTTCGGACCAGCATTTGCCATTGATATGGTGCCCCTTGAGTTGCCGTATTTTTTGTTGAACTCGTCCTTTATGGTATATCCAGGACCGCCCATTCCAGTGCCCGTTGGGTCTCCACCCTGAATCATGAAACCCGGTATAACACGGTGAAAAATAACACCATTGTAAAAACCCTTTTCTACAAGTTTCCTGAAGTTCCCGGCAGTAACCGGCATATCATCAAAGAGTTCTATCTTCACATTTCCCATGGTTGTTTCCAGTAAAACAGATGTCATAGCAGTCCTGTAGTCCATGATCGCTAATTTATGTTTTCGCGGCAACGGGATATCCATCATAGGTAAAACACAGGTATTTAAATCCGAATTTGTTACAGGGATTTGAAGCACGCTAGATGGAATGTGGAGAGAGAGTATGGCGCAGAATGTCAGGGTTGAAAGTTGCATGATACTTCACGACGGCATGCAGACCTGCATAGATCCCTCCATGCCGTTACTCTCTGTTCTTGGTAAGAAGTATACCATGCTGATTCTTGGGGTCCTGGGGAACGTTGATCACGGCAGGAATTTCAATGAAATACGCAGGGAAATACCAGGCTCAAGCACCACCATGATATCCAGACGCCTGACGGACCTCCTTGATCTGGGCTTGATCACAAGATATGAATCTGACGGACGAATCTTATATTCGCTTACGGACCTCGGCATGAAGGTGAGGGGCAATCTCATACCACTTTTCATGTACATGGAGGAACACCCACGTTAACTGCAGGTTTACTTTAATTGCAGGAAAAACAAATTATGCATATTCAGCATGTTCCTGAGAAAAGGTTCTGAAACCTGGCAGTGTTTCAGTTTATCCCCAGTGGTGATATTTGAATGGCAGACAATCCTGATTCCTACGGAAAAGAGCAGTTTTCATCAGATGTGAGTCCGAATGAGGTCAAGGTGCTCAATTTCCTGTCTCAACGGAAAGAAATATCTGAGGCTGAAATTTCCATTGAGGGTCTGGGGCAGAGAGAAATATCCAGTGCAATTTCCTGGCTGGAATCCAAGAAACTCATTGACGTATCAAGAAAAGACCACACAGAATACAGCCTTACGGATGAGGGTGAAAAATTTCTCCTCCAGGGGCTTCCAGAAGAAAAAGCTATGCAGATCATCAGGAATGGGCATGCCACCGTAAGGGATGTTCTTCAAACTCTTGGACCCAGTGAAGGGAAAATTGCACTTGCACAGCTTGCCAAATTGGGCATTAAACCTTCCGGCGGCCTTCTCCCCGCACCAGAGAGTTCCGTGTTCTCTTACCTTGAAAATCGGAGACAGTTTCTGGAGAAAATAAAAAAAGGTGAAGAGCCCCCTGACCAGGAAATTCTGGAACATTTCAGAAAAAGAGAGAACGTAATAAAGGAAAGAAAGAGGACAATTCGCATGGTGCGGATAAATCCAGCAGGAATAAGGGTCCTTGAGGCCAATTCCGGAAACCAGGGGAGCATTGGTGCACTTACTTCCGACATAATACAATCCGGATCATGGAAAACCATCCCGTTCCAGAGATATGACATGAACTCAAGGGTTGAACGGATTCTTGGTGCGGGTATACATCCCATATCATTCCTCAGCAGGATGGTAAGAGAAATATTTCTTGATCTGGGATTCACTGAGATGTCAGGGCATTACATCGAACATGCCGCCTGGAACATGGATGCCCTCTTCATACCACAGGATCATCCCGCAAGGGATATGCAGGATACATTCTACATAGATTCAAGCACTGATCTGGAAATGGAACATCCTGAGGTTCTGGAAATATTCAGGAAGGTTCACGAGAAGGGCATAAAGGGGTACACTGGATGGGGCTACAGGTGGTCCAGCGAAAAGGCTGCTGAACTGCTTCTCAGAACTCACACGACTGTGAGCACCATCCGTTACCTCTATGAACACAAGCAGGCGCCCCAGGCCGTTTTCTCTGTTGAAAAGGTTTTCCGCCATGAGAGCGTTGACTGGAAACACCTGGCTGAGCTTCACCAGATAGAGGGCGCATACTATGGAAAGGATGCCAGCCTTGCCTCGCTGAAATGGCTCATGAAGGAATTCTACAGGAGGCTTGGTTTCACAGAGCTAAGGTTTATTCCCTCTTATTACCCCTACACTGAGCCAAGCATGGATGTGATGGTAACCATCAATGGAAAGGAAATGGAACTTGGAGGCTCAGGGGTGTTCAGGCCTGAAGTTACCCGGCCACTTGGGCTGAAACATCCTGTCATTGCATGGGGGCTGGGTCTTGAAAGACTTGCCATGATCTATTTTGGACTGGACGACATAAGGGATATCTACCAGAGCGATCTGGACTGGCTGAGATCATACAGGGTAAAGATCTGATTATTGCTGCATTATCCACGTTCCAGATCGGTGGGAACCAGCCTATCTGTGAGGATATGTCAATCCCCCACGCCTCTCCTTACATGCAACGCAAATGCCAGAAGATGTGATGTGATCCGCGCAGACCGGCTCATGACAGACCCTGCATATAAATGACGCAGATTTCCCGCATATATGGCAGAGCCCAGGCATATTCACAAATTTGTATATATTTTACCCTCATATACATTTTCAATGCAGACCGTGGAGATCGCAACTGGTGCAGACTGGCCAAAGATAAGTGAAATATCTGGAAGATCCGGATACGAGGATTACATCAACAGGATTGGCCCATCATATCTGGATAATGGACAGGTCTTTTTCTGGAAAGATGAAACTGAAATCAGGGGCTTCCTGAAGCTGGAGTACCTGCCGGATAATTCCGCATGGCTCAGCGGACTCAGGGTGGACCCTGACTTCCGTAGAATGTCAATCGGAAGTGAACTGACCAGTGCTGCAATTGAATACGCAGCGAACTCCGGTAAAGAATATGTCAGAATGCTGATCCACGACGGCAATGTGAAATCATCTGGACTTGCCCTGAAGCTTGGATTTTCCGCTGTTTCCAGATTCGCATTTTTCGAAGGAATACCAGCGGGTGAAAGTATGAATGATGAAAGGATCTCGTCAGGAGAGGAAATCCAGTACCTTAACCTGGGCTGGACTTTCATAAGGTACAGTTACGTGGATTCAGTTCCAGCCAGATACTTAAGATACGGGGGAGACGGAATTGCCCTAACTGTCAGCGGGCATGACTACCAGATCATTGTCCCGGATGACCACATATCTCTGTCTGGAGAAGGATTCACATGCATGGAAGTTCATGGCAGTATTCCCGACTATCTTGAGGGTCTGCTTGACAGGGATTTTGATTACGCTTCAGTGTTTCAGAAGAAAATTTAGCCATGTCCTGTTGATGGTGAACTTCATTCATCCTTTCCGGCGGACATTCCCAGGTAAAGCCTCAGATAAGGTTCAAGAAATGACATCACCTTTGTTGTTGCCTTGCTTACATGTTCCTGAAGCGTGGATTTGGATATGCCCATGTGTGTGGCAAGTTCCTCCAGGTCAATTTTTCTTGGAATTGAGAAATATCCTGCAGATATTGCGTTCAACAGGTATTCCATCTGCTTTCCTGTCAGTGGGTTGAAGAGCTGCGACATTGATATTGTGTATATGTCCCTGAGTGATTCCGGATCGATCTGCTGTTTTCTTTCAATGCCCACGGTGCCCACTGCACTGAGATCTTCAAAAAGCTGCCTGAAATTTCCGGCCTCAAGCGAAACCACAGAAAGGTTCTCCTCTCCATTCTCATATTGAACAGGCGCTTTCCACAGGCAGCTGTCAAATTCAGCCATCCTTATGGTGGAATTCTGGCGGGTGCACCTGCAAGCAACCATGACAGAAATCCTGTTCACCTTCCTTGACTGGAATATTATCCTGCTCTTCAGTGAAGAAACAAGCTCAGGTAGTGCTTCAGCAATCCTGTCAAGCGTGGAATCACCTGCATAAAATTCAAGATAATCCACAGCCGAATTGCACCAGCGCAGCATGGTGGCATCAGGAAATCTTTTTGAGACCCTGCAGAAAGGCAGATCATTCACCAGCTTAAGATCAATTTCCTCCATGACCGGTCCAGACCGGTTATAAATATATATTTTGCCCTGACATCATAAATTGGTGACAAAAGATGGTTAATCTTATTGTTGAACACAGATGGAAAGAAAAGAATCAGGAAGCAGCCTTCAAGGTAGTTGGAAGCATAGTTGAAATGGCAAAGAATGGAAAATTGCCACAGGGATTCTCCCTGAAGTCAATAAATGTAATAGGCTCAGAGAGAATGGCCATATGCAACTGGGAAGCTCCTAGCCTCAATGACCTGAAGGGTCTTGTTGCGCAGGTAAACCCGCCAACAAAGTACGAGATCTTTGAAGCTCAGAAGCTTCTCTGAAATCTGAACCGGGCATTTTTAATCCTCGCCATGCGGGGATGCATCAATTTTTTTCTTGAATTCACCTTTCTCCGGATCGAACGTCTCGCCTTTTTTTCTCCCGGACTTCAGGATTGAGAGAATCCCGGCAAATATCAATAGCACGAGGCTGATCAGGAGTGCGGCATGCAGTCCACCCAGGAATTGTGAGGAAACTCCCCCGGTAAGCTGCTTGTTTGTACCAAGAAATACCTCGAATGCAACATACCTTGGGATCGCCAGGGATGCTACCGAAATTGTTATGACGTAGCTCATGAGTGTTCCTATGCTGGAAAGTGTCCTGAGGAGACCTGAAACCGATCCGTACAGGCGGCGTGGAGCACTTGACATGACTGCACTGTTGTTTGATGGCCAGAATAGTGCGCCCCCAATGCCTGAAATTATGGAAGCCAGTACGACAAGATACAGACTGCTGTTAACCTTGAGTGTAAAGTAGATAAGAACTCCTGCCGCCATGAGGAATATTCCGATACCTGCCACAAGCCCGGCGCCAATGTGATCGGAAAGCCTCCCCATCCTGGGGGCAAGGAGGCTTGCAACCACATAGCCTGGCACAAGTAGCAGCGACGCGGTCAGCGGAGTGAAACCCCTGATACCCTGAAGGTACATTATGAGTATGAAGATAACCGATAAATAACCAAGGGCCTGAAGAAGGGCAGCAAATAGGGAGAACGTGAGTCTCGGCTCACGGAACGCCTTGATTTCTATAACAGGGAACTTCACTATTTTCTCCACATATATGAATGGTGCAATCAGCGCAAGCCCGGCCACAACCAGTACGGTATTGAATGAATCCACACCGTGGCCAGCAATATCCGTTGCACCGTACGATATCAGGGAGAGAATGGAAAGCAGGAGTGCCATGCCCGGAATGTCGATCTTTGATGGCGCCCTGTTATTGTCCTTAACATAGCGGACTGCCAGCACAAAGCCAATGAGGCCTATTGGGACATTGATGTAGAAAATGTATCTCCATCCGATGAATGTTGTGATAATACCCCCAAGAACTATGCCAAGGGTTCCACCTATATTCCATCCCATTGTGGTTATGCCGAAAGCCCGCCCCCTTTCGCTTGGCGGGAAGTTATCTGCAACTATGGCGCTGCTGTTTGCCTGCATCAGTGCAGCACCGAAGGCCTGTATGCCCCGGGAAATGATCAGTATATCAATTGTTGGGGAAGCCCCAGACGCAGCTGAACCTACTATGAAAACAAGAAATCCCGAGTTGAACATCCTCCCCCGGCCGAATATATCCCCGAGCCTGCCAAGCTGTGTTGTGAAAGCGGCAAGAAGCAGCAAATAAATCAGTATAACCCAGATTGTGGATACAAGGGATGCATGCAGATCCACAGTAATGGTTGGGAGTGCAAGTATCACAATAGTGGTATCGATTGCCGACATCAGCGTCCCCACCAGGACACTGACCAGTATCAGATCTTTTCTGTCTCT
This genomic interval carries:
- a CDS encoding helix-turn-helix domain-containing protein: MAQNVRVESCMILHDGMQTCIDPSMPLLSVLGKKYTMLILGVLGNVDHGRNFNEIRREIPGSSTTMISRRLTDLLDLGLITRYESDGRILYSLTDLGMKVRGNLIPLFMYMEEHPR
- a CDS encoding helix-turn-helix domain-containing protein; translation: MEEIDLKLVNDLPFCRVSKRFPDATMLRWCNSAVDYLEFYAGDSTLDRIAEALPELVSSLKSRIIFQSRKVNRISVMVACRCTRQNSTIRMAEFDSCLWKAPVQYENGEENLSVVSLEAGNFRQLFEDLSAVGTVGIERKQQIDPESLRDIYTISMSQLFNPLTGKQMEYLLNAISAGYFSIPRKIDLEELATHMGISKSTLQEHVSKATTKVMSFLEPYLRLYLGMSAGKDE
- a CDS encoding MFS transporter gives rise to the protein MRDRKDLILVSVLVGTLMSAIDTTIVILALPTITVDLHASLVSTIWVILIYLLLLAAFTTQLGRLGDIFGRGRMFNSGFLVFIVGSAASGASPTIDILIISRGIQAFGAALMQANSSAIVADNFPPSERGRAFGITTMGWNIGGTLGIVLGGIITTFIGWRYIFYINVPIGLIGFVLAVRYVKDNNRAPSKIDIPGMALLLSILSLISYGATDIAGHGVDSFNTVLVVAGLALIAPFIYVEKIVKFPVIEIKAFREPRLTFSLFAALLQALGYLSVIFILIMYLQGIRGFTPLTASLLLVPGYVVASLLAPRMGRLSDHIGAGLVAGIGIFLMAAGVLIYFTLKVNSSLYLVVLASIISGIGGALFWPSNNSAVMSSAPRRLYGSVSGLLRTLSSIGTLMSYVITISVASLAIPRYVAFEVFLGTNKQLTGGVSSQFLGGLHAALLISLVLLIFAGILSILKSGRKKGETFDPEKGEFKKKIDASPHGED
- a CDS encoding molybdopterin molybdotransferase MoeA: MGGRIPFRRFGGIQVVVNRMRSVYRNLVTFQKAVELVRTNMQPIMETQSISIDEAAGRIVSEDIFSPMNTPPFNRATMDGYAVRSADIAGCSSDNPATLKISGESFIGNESPALEEEKTCIRVSTGSIVPPGADSVVPVEATSEAGGFVSVKTATVRGENIAEAGSDMAEGSMVLWKGREIQPHDVAVLASMGISNVSVYRRLKIAVISTGNELIKPGEDYSPGKIYEANSHMIMSDLSKLNFIEARFLGLFPDRIDQIENAMSTGLEDSDIVILSGGSSAGESDLVYVAAEKLTPGIIFHGVLTKPGLPTVFARSGNKIIIGLPGFPVSAAMILRTIFIPGIATMAGMSYESMGIHGVLGRRINLEIGKQNLIPSRILHGNPARIYPVQGLSGSISRFTGTSGYISIPGTTKYMDAGDPVDFHPWNQSCLLPVARISGTIERRNAKLLREILPNVGLSYSSPDEAVDMILNSDVDAIVLKVAVHPYTADAVAELPGDLTESVRIYELGGRCITASGTPPIASADNLEGYVEKCSSIFGPPLKYLENIIGKNAMEKRVVSALRKNVPVYGQNRTDGYQLVLAEDDQESTGGIPLLTYADLLFVRTGATNIVNEVDALIHTGDSRRR
- a CDS encoding molybdopterin-guanine dinucleotide biosynthesis protein MobB; the encoded protein is MLVSGPSGSGKTLLAEQIIGGLSRRGIRVSFIKDIPHDDAEFDTRGKDTYRAVAKGAVMSMGRSPSKSFISIGGYLNLKGLLKLAENYSSVCIVEGFTGEASAVKFDIRLGLQGKNVGRESWDVYARVETGNRVYDFSLVNESTDIVNFIVSFVEEQANSRESS
- a CDS encoding peptidylprolyl isomerase, which codes for MTSVLLETTMGNVKIELFDDMPVTAGNFRKLVEKGFYNGVIFHRVIPGFMIQGGDPTGTGMGGPGYTIKDEFNKKYGNSRGTISMANAGPNTGGSQFFINVVDNHYLDGKHPVFGRVTEGMDVVDSISNVKRDRNDRPLSQVAIKTAKVL
- a CDS encoding phenylalanine--tRNA ligase subunit alpha translates to MADNPDSYGKEQFSSDVSPNEVKVLNFLSQRKEISEAEISIEGLGQREISSAISWLESKKLIDVSRKDHTEYSLTDEGEKFLLQGLPEEKAMQIIRNGHATVRDVLQTLGPSEGKIALAQLAKLGIKPSGGLLPAPESSVFSYLENRRQFLEKIKKGEEPPDQEILEHFRKRENVIKERKRTIRMVRINPAGIRVLEANSGNQGSIGALTSDIIQSGSWKTIPFQRYDMNSRVERILGAGIHPISFLSRMVREIFLDLGFTEMSGHYIEHAAWNMDALFIPQDHPARDMQDTFYIDSSTDLEMEHPEVLEIFRKVHEKGIKGYTGWGYRWSSEKAAELLLRTHTTVSTIRYLYEHKQAPQAVFSVEKVFRHESVDWKHLAELHQIEGAYYGKDASLASLKWLMKEFYRRLGFTELRFIPSYYPYTEPSMDVMVTINGKEMELGGSGVFRPEVTRPLGLKHPVIAWGLGLERLAMIYFGLDDIRDIYQSDLDWLRSYRVKI
- a CDS encoding GNAT family N-acetyltransferase, translated to MQTVEIATGADWPKISEISGRSGYEDYINRIGPSYLDNGQVFFWKDETEIRGFLKLEYLPDNSAWLSGLRVDPDFRRMSIGSELTSAAIEYAANSGKEYVRMLIHDGNVKSSGLALKLGFSAVSRFAFFEGIPAGESMNDERISSGEEIQYLNLGWTFIRYSYVDSVPARYLRYGGDGIALTVSGHDYQIIVPDDHISLSGEGFTCMEVHGSIPDYLEGLLDRDFDYASVFQKKI